The sequence below is a genomic window from Sorangiineae bacterium MSr12523.
CAACGAGGAGCCCCGTCCACAGTTCATGCTGCCACCCCAACCAGGTGGACGCGAACGATGTGGAGAAGTCCACCGCCAGCTTTGCAGGATGGATCTGGTGATAAAGAACCTTTTCGCGAGTCGGCATCATCGTCCACTCCATCGACCGCCCCGACGTATACCGATCCTTGATTCGATAAAAAAGGATCCCCACAAGCACCGTTTCGCTTTTCGGAGCGAGCGGGCGTAGGATCGGGGTCATGCAAGGCCAACTCGTGTGTCCGCATTGCCCAAACCGTCCGCTTTTCGAGGGGGCGCGCGGGACGGTGAAGCTTCATGGATGCGGCGTCTGCGGGGGGCTCTGGATCGGCAACGAACTGGCTGCGCGCCTGCTCCAACAGGTCGAGCCGGATGCTCTCGCCCTGGCCGAACAAGCGTCTCGACATGGCATACCGTTTCCGCCATTGGTTGCGCGGCCTGGGTGTCCGGTTTGCGGTGTCGCTTTGCGGCGCATTACGGTGCACGGAACGAGCACGGAGCTGGATCTCTGCGATGCGCACGGGACGTGGTTCGACCGGGACGAATTGCAGAGTGTCGCGCGCTTTTTCGAGGAGCGCCGTCGCGCGCAGGCGCAGATCGCACGGAATTTCCCT
It includes:
- a CDS encoding zf-TFIIB domain-containing protein translates to MQGQLVCPHCPNRPLFEGARGTVKLHGCGVCGGLWIGNELAARLLQQVEPDALALAEQASRHGIPFPPLVARPGCPVCGVALRRITVHGTSTELDLCDAHGTWFDRDELQSVARFFEERRRAQAQIARNFPPPMRYDERDYDDYLQKNKWKMEPDRSGEIGLADVLDWLSD